Genomic DNA from Frondihabitans sp. PAMC 28766:
CTCCTCGACACCGGCCAGAAGGTCGGTGTGAGACGACCAGCGGGTGCCGACGATCGTGGTCAGCAGCGCGCGAGTCGACTCGTTGAACGCGTGGAACACACGATCGATGAACGCCTTCTTGCCGGTGACGTCTTCGGCCGGGTCGGCCAGGTAGGCCAGCAGCTTCGACGACGAGCCGATGATCCGGCCGGCGTCGAGCAGTTGCTCGCCCGTGGCCAGGTCGACAGCGCCGCCGAGGTCGGACAGCACATCGCGTGCGCCGGCCAGGGCCTCTCTGGTCATCGAACCCATGGCTAGTTGCCTGCCTTCGACTGTTCGTCGGCCTCGAGCTCGGACAGGAAGCGGTCGACGATGGCCGAGGCCTTCTTGTCGTCGGTGAGGCTCTCGCCGATCACGCCGCTGGCCAGGTCGATCGCCAGCGAGCCGACCTCGCTGCGCAGCGAGACGAGAGCACTCTGGCGCTCGGCCTCGATCTGCGACTGCGCGTTGGCCGTGATGCGATCCGCGTCGGCCTGAGCCTGAGCGGTGACCTCTTTGCCGATGCGGGTGGCGTCGGTGCGGGCCTGCTCACGGATCTTGGCGGCCTCAGCGCGGGCGTCGGCGAGCTGCTTGTTGTACTCGTCGAGCGCTGCGGCGGCCTCAGCCTGAGCGTTCTCGGCCTTCTTGATGCCGCCCTCGATGACGTCGGCGCGCTCGTCGAGCATCTTCTGCATGCGCGGGATCGCGACGACGATGACGACGACGAGGATGACGACGAAGCAGAGGCCACCCCAGATGAGGTCGGGGGTCTCGGGAATGAGCGGGTTCTGATCACCCGCCGCCACCACCAGGGAGTGTGCGCTAGACATGCGTCAGCCTTACTTCGTGAAGATGAAGTACGTCGCGATGCCGATGAACGCCAGCGCCTCGGTGAAGGCGATGCCGATGTACATCAGAACCGTGAGACGGCCCTGCAGCTCGGGCTGGCGAGCGACGGACTCGATGGTCTTGCCGACAACGATGCCCACGCCGATGGCCGGGCCGATCGCCGCGAGGCCGTAACCGACCGTCGCGATGTTTCCGTTGATAGCAGCGAGAACGGTTGTTGCGTCCACGTGTGTTTCCTTCCGTGATGGCGGATCGGGCGGATGCCCGGGCCGTTGTTAGTGTTCGTCGTTCAGCGCGAGCTGAACGTAAACAGCGGTGAGCAGTGAGAAGACGTACGCCTGCAGGAAGCCGACGAACATCTCGAACAGGGTGAAGACGAAGCCGAAGGCGAGCGTCCCGATGCCGAAGAGAGCGAAGAGGTTGTGCGACTCGAAGAAGAAGAACGAAGTCGCGCCGAAGAACAGCACCAGCAGGAGGTGGCCGACGATCATGTTCATCAGCAGTCGCAGCGTCAGCGTGATCGGTCGCAGCACGAAGGTCGAGACGAACTCGATCGGCGTCACGATGATGTAGAGCGGCCACGGCACACCCGGGGGCACGAGGGCGTTCCTGAAGAACTTGCCCGGGTGCTTCTTGACGCCGGCGTAGATGAAGGCCACGTAGGCCACGATCGCGAGGATCGCGGGAACACCGATCAGTGAGGTGCCGGCGATGTTGATTCCGCCGATCACACCCGTGAGGTTGAAGAACAGCACCATGAAGAACACGGTGGTGAGCAGCGGCAGGAAGCGGCGACCGTCCTTCTTGCCGAGGATGTCGTTGGCGACGCTGCTCCGCACGAAGCCGAGCCCGAGCTCGACGACGCTCTGGAAGCGGCCGGGCACGAGCTTCATCTTGCGGGTGCCGAGGACGAAGATCAGCACGAGGATGATCGTCGCGAAGAATCGGGCGAGCATGATGCGGTTGATCTCGAAGGGCGTGCCGACGAACAGGAGACCCTGAGGGAAGAACTCAGTGATCGATGGGCCTTGGAAGCCCCCGCTGCTATCGCTCGCGGCGGCGAGAGGATGCAACAGGGTGATGGCGTTAGCTAACAGCGCTATCTCCTGATTCGGGACGCGGACACTCGATGTCGGGCACGGTTCAGCTTCGCGACCGATGTCGATCTTGGAACGACACCTGTTGCTCAACACCCCGCGCACGACACCGCGAGACGCGGCGATGATCTATGGGGAAGCGACCCTTCGGCAGTAAACAGGCCGGGGACACGAACAAATACAGCCTATCAACAGAATCGCCTGAGTCGAACCAAACGGGGGCCGGATCGCGCGATTTCTGGTTCGAATCAATGGGTTTGGGAGCCCCTTTCGTCGCCCGGAAGGGCGATGTCGCTGACGTAGGGCATGCGAGAACGCGTGACGACGACGACGTCGACCACGAGGCTGCCCACGACACCGACCACGATGCTCACGAACATCACCAGGGTATTCACCCACGTCGCATCCTTCAAGAGGATCACGATGACCAGGAAGATGATGAACTTGAGCAACCAGCCACCGAGCACGATGCCGAAGAACGCCCCGCTGATGAGCGTTCCGCCCGAGACACGGAGGGCGAGCAGGATGCTCACAGCGGTGAGCCCGGTGAAGACGAGGGCGAGAGCCGTGCCGATGAGGGCGCCGACGACACCCGTGGTGCCGACGGTCAGACCCCCGACGATGCAGCCGACCACCGCGATGCCGAGTGCGAGCAGGCTGCCGAGCCGCAGGATCCTGGTGTAGATGCGGTTGTTGGCCGGGTTCATCGTTGCGGGGGTGCTCATAGTGATCTCTCGGAGTCGTGGGCCGGCGAGGGCTTTGCGGAGGCCGCACCGGTCGATTTCGACGGCGAAGTGGCGGGGAGGGCAGCAGGCAGGCTCGGAGCGGGGCCGGTCTGCCCGCGGCGGGCCGTGACCACACTCCGCTCGTCGTCGACGCTCGGCTTGGGCGCGGTGGCTGCGCGCCGGCCGCGCAGGTCGAGCGGGTCGAAGCGCTCGACGCTCGCGATGACGTCGTCGGCGACGGAGGTGGTCGCGACGTTCTGCGCGGCGATCTCGACGCGTTTGCGGCGGCTGAGGGGCGCGAGAGTGAGGGCGGCGCAGACCACGAGGCCCACGGCGAGGAAGACGAGCACCCAGCGCGCAGGGATGAAGACGAACAGCAGGCAGCCGATCGAGACGACGGCTGTCCAGCCGTAGAAGATCAGGACCGCGTGGAAGTGCGAGTGGCCCATGTCGAGCAGGCGGTGGTGCAGGTGCTTCCGGTCGGCGCTGAACGGCGACTTGCCCGCGCTGACCCGGCGCAGCACTGCGAGCCCGAAGTCGAGAAGCGGCACGATCAGGATCGCGAAGGGCAACAGGATCGGGATGAACGCGGGCAGCAGGGTCGAGCGGTCGGTCGAGGCGGGGTCGATGTTGCCCGTCACCGAGATGGCACTCGTGGCCATGAGCATGCCGGTGAGCAGTGCGCCCGCGTCGCCCATGAACAGGCGAGCCGGGTGCCAGTTGAGCGGCAGGAAACCGAGGCACGCGCCGATCAACACCGCGGTGATGAGGGCGGCGAGGTTGAAGTAGCCGTACTCGCTGCTGTTCGAGAGCACGAAGCTGTAGATGAAGAAGACGCCGTTGGCGATGATCGTGACACCGGCGACCAGCCCGTCGAGACCGTCGATGAAGTTGACGGCGTTCATCACGAGCACGATTGCGAGCACCGTCAGGATCAGCGACATGTAGCTCGAGCCGATGGTGAGTCCGCCGATCGGCAGCGACACGAGCTGCACGCCCTGCCAGGCGAGAAGGCCGGCGGCGAGGATCTGGCCGGCCAGCTTGGTCATCCAGTCGAGATCCCAGAGGTCGTCGATGACCCCGATCAGGACGATGATTCCGGCGGCCGCGAGGATCGCGATCACGTGGCCCGGCTGCTCGAACACCAGCCGGAAGTAGTCGACGTGGGCGATCAGCGGGAAGACGAGCCACGCGGAGAGCAGGGCGACGACGACGCCCGCGAACATGGCGATGCCACCAAGTCGGGGCGTGGGGTTGGTGTGGACGTCGCGCGCCCGGATCTTGGGGGCGAGCCGGTACTTCGTGCCGAGTCGCCAGGCGAGCACGGACAGCGCGAAGCTGACGACGGCCGAGATGGCGGCGGCCAGCAGGTAGTACCTCACGGAGAGACCTCAAGTGAGCCGGCTGTCATACGACCACGTCGCTTCCGGCCACCCGTCGGATGTCGTCGTCCGAGATGACCCCGTGGCGCACGATCCGCAGCACTCCCTCGTCGGCTGCCGTGGCGTCGATGATGGTCGAACCGGAGTTCGCGCCGGGGCGCCTCTCGTAGCCGAGACCCGCCTGGCCGCCGTCGAGGTAGACCTCGACCGACTCCCCCAGCATCTGGGCGGCCTCGGCCGCCGTCAGAGCCGCCGGCTTGCCCGTGAGGTTGGCGCTGGAGACGGCGAGCGGCCCGGTCTCTTCGAGCAGCTCGAGCACGAGCCGGTTGCTCGGCTGGCGAAGGGCGACGGTGCCGCGGGTCTCACCCAGATCCCACGCGAGCGACGCCTGTGCTCGCAGGATCACGGTCAGGCCGCCCGGCCAGAACTCGTCGAGCAGCGGCTGGATCAGGTCGGGAACCGACTCGGTCAGGGCCGCGAGGGTCTCGGGGCCCTTGACGAGCACTGGCGGCGGCGACTGGCGTGTGCGCCCCTTGGCGTCGAGGAGGCGCTGCACGGCCGCGGAGTCGAACGCGTCGGCCGCGAGGCCGTAGACGGTGTCGGTCGGGAGCACGACGAGTTCGCCGCGAGAGATCGCTTGGCGGGCGAGGCGCATCCCGGTGAGGAGGTCGGCGTCGACGGTGCAGTCGTAGATGGTAGGCATGACCTGCGCAATTGTAGTGGGCGGGGGCGTGGCCACTTCTGAGGGCTCGCCCAGGGCTGTCACCGGAGGGCGGTGGTGGTGCGATCCCGCCGGGTGAGGTCGGGGTGCGTGGCGGTGGCGCGCCAGCCGTCGGCGTCCAGCAGCGCCCGGATACGCGAGCCCTGCTCTTCGCCGTGCTCGATGACCAGGGTGCCGCCGGGCACGAGCAGCCGGAGGGCGCGCTGCGAGAGGCTGCGGATCACGTCGAAGCCGTCTGCGCCCCCGTAGAGCGCGAGGGCAGGATCGAACAGGCGCACCTCGGCGTCGCGCGGCACCATGCCGTCGGGGATGTACGGCGGGTTCGACACCACGACCGCGACCCTCCCGTCGAGTTCGGGGAATGCCTCGGCCAGGTCGCCGACGAAGAGCTCGACGTGGGCGCCGGTGGACTGGATGTTGCGGCGCGTCCAGACGGCGGCTTCGGGCGACAGCTCGACCGCGTAGACCGTGGCACGGGGCACCTCGGTGGCGATCGCGAGGGCGAGCGCGCCGCTGCCGGTGCCGAGGTCGATGGCGATCGGGTTCTCTTCGGCGCGGGTCGACACCGCGTCGATGGCGATCTGCGCGACACCCTCGGTCTCGGGCCGCGGCACGAACACGCCGGGGCCGACGTGCAGCTCGAGCGCTCGGAAGGGCGCGAGGCCGGTGAGGTGCTGAAGGGGCTCGCGATGGGCGCGTCGATCGAGCAGGGCGGCGAAGTGCGCGGCGTCGTCGCCCGAGACCGTGCCGCCGACGAGCGCCTGGACCGCGACCTCGCCGCGGCCGAGGCCGAGCACGTGCGCAAGCAGCAGCTCGGCGTCGACGGCGGGCGAAGGGATACCGGCCTGCGTCAGGATCCTGCGCCCCTCGGCGAGGAGGGAGGAGACCGAGACCGGGCCGTCGGTCGCGGGCGGAGTCACTAGCCCTGGTCGCCGATGTCGGCCAGCTGCGCCTCTTCGTCGGCGAGGATGCACGACTGGACGACCGGCTCGAGAGCGCCGTCCATCACGGCGTCGAGGTTGTACGCCTTGTAGCCCGTGCGGTGGTCGGCGATCCGGTTTTCGGGGAAGTTGTACGTGCGGATGCGCTCGGACCGGTCCATGCCCCGGATCTGGCTCTTGCGCGCGTCCGACGCGACCGCAGCCTGCTCTTCGGCCTGGCGGGCGAGGATGCGGGCACGAAGCACGCGCATGCCGGCCTCGCGGTTCTGCAGCTGCGACTTCTCGTTCTGCATGGCCACGACGATGCCGGTCGGAAGGTGCGTGATGCGCACCGCCGAGTCGGTCGTGTTGACCGACTGGCCGCCGGGGCCCGACGAGCGGTAGACGTCGATCTTGAGGTCGTTCTGGTTGATCTCGACCTCTTCGGGCTCGTCGACCTCGGGGAAGACGAGCACGCCGGTCGTCGAGGTGTGGATGCGCCCCTGCGACTCGGTCGCCGGCACCCGCTGCACGCGGTGCACGCCGCCCTCGTACTTGAGGTGCGCCCAGACGCCCTGAGCCGGATCGTTCGACGACGACTTGATCGCCACCTGGACGTTCTTGTAGCCGCCCAGATCGGACTCGTCGCGTTCGAGCAGCTCGGTCTTCCAGCCCTTCGACTCGGCGTAGTGCGTGTACATGCGCAGGAGGTCGGCTGCGAAGAGCGCGCTCTCGGCGCCGCCCTCGCCGCCCTTGATCTCCATGATCACATCACGGCCGTCGTCAGGATCACGAGGGATCAGGAGGCGACGCAGCTTCTCTTCGCTCGCCGCCAGAGACTCCTCGAGAGCCGGGACCTCGGCGGCGAACGCCTCGTCCTCGCCCGCGAGCTCGCGGGCGGCCTCGAGATCGGAGGCGCCCTGCGTCCACGCCGAGTGCGCAGCCACGATTCGACTGAGCTCGGCGTACCGGCGGTTGATCTTCTTGGCTCGGGCCGCATCCGCGTGAACGGCAGGGTCAGAGAGCTGAACCTGCAGATCGTCGTGCTCGGCCAGCAGCACTGCCACTGACTCGAACACGATTACTCCTGGTGGCCGTTGGCGGCCGGAACCGACTTCTGCACCTGCACCAGGAACTCGACGTTCGACTGCGTCTCTTTGAGGTTGCGCAGCACGATCTCGAGCGCCTGCTGCTGGTCGAGACCCGCGAGGGCACGGCGGAGGCGCCAGGTGATCTTGACCTCGTCAGGGCTGAGCAGCATCTCTTCGCGACGCGTGCCCGAGGCGTTGACGTCGACGGCGGGGAAGATGCGCTTGTCGGCCAGGTGGCGCGAGAGGCGCAACTCCATGTTGCCGGTGCCCTTGAACTCCTCGAAGATCACTTCGTCCATCTTCGAGCCGGTCTCGACGAGGGCTGTGGCCAGGATCGTGAGCGAGCCGCCGTTCTCGATGTTGCGAGCGGCGCCGAAGAAGCGCTTCGGCGGGTAGAGCACCGACGAGTCGACACCACCCGAGAGCACACGGCCGGACGCCGGGGTCGAGAGGTTGTAGGCGCGGCCGAG
This window encodes:
- a CDS encoding F0F1 ATP synthase subunit B: MSSAHSLVVAAGDQNPLIPETPDLIWGGLCFVVILVVVIVVAIPRMQKMLDERADVIEGGIKKAENAQAEAAAALDEYNKQLADARAEAAKIREQARTDATRIGKEVTAQAQADADRITANAQSQIEAERQSALVSLRSEVGSLAIDLASGVIGESLTDDKKASAIVDRFLSELEADEQSKAGN
- the atpE gene encoding ATP synthase F0 subunit C yields the protein MDATTVLAAINGNIATVGYGLAAIGPAIGVGIVVGKTIESVARQPELQGRLTVLMYIGIAFTEALAFIGIATYFIFTK
- the atpB gene encoding F0F1 ATP synthase subunit A, whose product is MLHPLAAASDSSGGFQGPSITEFFPQGLLFVGTPFEINRIMLARFFATIILVLIFVLGTRKMKLVPGRFQSVVELGLGFVRSSVANDILGKKDGRRFLPLLTTVFFMVLFFNLTGVIGGINIAGTSLIGVPAILAIVAYVAFIYAGVKKHPGKFFRNALVPPGVPWPLYIIVTPIEFVSTFVLRPITLTLRLLMNMIVGHLLLVLFFGATSFFFFESHNLFALFGIGTLAFGFVFTLFEMFVGFLQAYVFSLLTAVYVQLALNDEH
- a CDS encoding MraY family glycosyltransferase, which codes for MRYYLLAAAISAVVSFALSVLAWRLGTKYRLAPKIRARDVHTNPTPRLGGIAMFAGVVVALLSAWLVFPLIAHVDYFRLVFEQPGHVIAILAAAGIIVLIGVIDDLWDLDWMTKLAGQILAAGLLAWQGVQLVSLPIGGLTIGSSYMSLILTVLAIVLVMNAVNFIDGLDGLVAGVTIIANGVFFIYSFVLSNSSEYGYFNLAALITAVLIGACLGFLPLNWHPARLFMGDAGALLTGMLMATSAISVTGNIDPASTDRSTLLPAFIPILLPFAILIVPLLDFGLAVLRRVSAGKSPFSADRKHLHHRLLDMGHSHFHAVLIFYGWTAVVSIGCLLFVFIPARWVLVFLAVGLVVCAALTLAPLSRRKRVEIAAQNVATTSVADDVIASVERFDPLDLRGRRAATAPKPSVDDERSVVTARRGQTGPAPSLPAALPATSPSKSTGAASAKPSPAHDSERSL
- a CDS encoding L-threonylcarbamoyladenylate synthase, coding for MPTIYDCTVDADLLTGMRLARQAISRGELVVLPTDTVYGLAADAFDSAAVQRLLDAKGRTRQSPPPVLVKGPETLAALTESVPDLIQPLLDEFWPGGLTVILRAQASLAWDLGETRGTVALRQPSNRLVLELLEETGPLAVSSANLTGKPAALTAAEAAQMLGESVEVYLDGGQAGLGYERRPGANSGSTIIDATAADEGVLRIVRHGVISDDDIRRVAGSDVVV
- the prmC gene encoding peptide chain release factor N(5)-glutamine methyltransferase translates to MTPPATDGPVSVSSLLAEGRRILTQAGIPSPAVDAELLLAHVLGLGRGEVAVQALVGGTVSGDDAAHFAALLDRRAHREPLQHLTGLAPFRALELHVGPGVFVPRPETEGVAQIAIDAVSTRAEENPIAIDLGTGSGALALAIATEVPRATVYAVELSPEAAVWTRRNIQSTGAHVELFVGDLAEAFPELDGRVAVVVSNPPYIPDGMVPRDAEVRLFDPALALYGGADGFDVIRSLSQRALRLLVPGGTLVIEHGEEQGSRIRALLDADGWRATATHPDLTRRDRTTTALR
- the prfA gene encoding peptide chain release factor 1 → MFESVAVLLAEHDDLQVQLSDPAVHADAARAKKINRRYAELSRIVAAHSAWTQGASDLEAARELAGEDEAFAAEVPALEESLAASEEKLRRLLIPRDPDDGRDVIMEIKGGEGGAESALFAADLLRMYTHYAESKGWKTELLERDESDLGGYKNVQVAIKSSSNDPAQGVWAHLKYEGGVHRVQRVPATESQGRIHTSTTGVLVFPEVDEPEEVEINQNDLKIDVYRSSGPGGQSVNTTDSAVRITHLPTGIVVAMQNEKSQLQNREAGMRVLRARILARQAEEQAAVASDARKSQIRGMDRSERIRTYNFPENRIADHRTGYKAYNLDAVMDGALEPVVQSCILADEEAQLADIGDQG